A stretch of Oreochromis aureus strain Israel breed Guangdong linkage group 11, ZZ_aureus, whole genome shotgun sequence DNA encodes these proteins:
- the mrpl17 gene encoding 39S ribosomal protein L17, mitochondrial, whose amino-acid sequence MRLTLQMLISHGRMARRMGLGPRSRIDMLRNILTGLVRHERIETTLARADEVRFYAEKLVDYAKKGDTDEKAMKMTSFWLTEKDLVPKLFKVLAPRFENHSNSYTRLARIPNRQNLDRAKMAVLEYKGNPFPPLYPAKKENELTLINQLLKGYREDRAQQLDTKP is encoded by the exons ATGCGCCTCACGTTGCAAATGTTGATTTCCCACGGCCGGATGGCCCGGAGGATGGGTTTGGGCCCGCGGTCCAGGATCGACATGCTGCGCAACATTTTGACAGGACTGGTCCGACACGAGAGGATAGAAACCACGCTGGCCCGAGCAGATGAAGTCCGCTTCTACGCCGAAAAG cTGGTAGACTATGCCAAAAAGGGAGACACTGATGAGAAGGCGATGAAAATGACCAGTTTTTGGCTGACG GAGAAGGATCTGGTCCCAAAGCTCTTCAAGGTCCTGGCTCCACGGTTTGAGAATCACTCAAACAGCTACACACGGCTGGCACGCATCCCCAACAGACAGAACCTGGACAGAGCTAAGATGGCTGTTCTGGAGTACAAAGGCAACCCTTTCCCACCCCTTTATCCTgcgaaaaaggaaaatgaactgACTCTCATCAACCAGCTCCTCAAAGGCTACAGAGAGGATAGGGCACAACAGTTAGACACAAAGCCGTAG
- the LOC116309520 gene encoding trypsin-1-like encodes MRSLVFVLLIGAAFALDDDKIVGGFECTPYSEPHQVSLNIGYHFCGGSLVNQNWVVSAAHCYQSRIQVRLGEHDISVNEGTEQFIDSSRVIRHPEYDSWNIDRNH; translated from the exons ATGAGGTCTCTGGTCTTTGTTCTGCTCATTGGAGCTGCTT TTGCCCTGGATGATGACAAGATTGTCGGAGGGTTTGAGTGCACACCTTACTCTGAGCCCCATCAGGTGTCTCTGAACATTGGCTACCACTTCTGTGGTGGCTCCCTGGTCAATCAGAACTGGGTTGTGTCTGCTGCTCACTGCTACCAGTC tcGTATCCAGGTGCGTCTGGGAGAGCACGACATTTCGGTCAATGAGGGAACTGAGCAGTTCATCGACTCCTCCCGTGTCATCCGCCATCCAGAGTATGATTCCTGGAATATTGACAGGAATCACTga